Proteins encoded by one window of Candidatus Krumholzibacteriota bacterium:
- a CDS encoding energy transducer TonB has protein sequence MALVAVANVEFKKGYNRYLRNSLLVAILIHFLLFYFTPQFEFKPYVLKEEYFEAVDLPEQFDIPPPPKEIAQPAIPMEAAEGEEVDEEAEIAPTSFESIEDVPPPPPPASEQAQEFYAFDEPPVLIKFVSPSYPALAQQAGIEGTVLIRVLVTEKGDVAEAIVIQSDVTPAMEKAAIAAAKKFRFKPAKQRTVPVPAHMAIPIRFRIHGS, from the coding sequence GTGGCCCTTGTAGCTGTTGCAAACGTAGAATTCAAGAAGGGATACAACCGGTATCTCCGCAACTCTCTGCTTGTGGCGATACTGATCCACTTCCTGCTCTTCTACTTCACGCCGCAATTCGAGTTCAAGCCGTACGTGCTCAAGGAAGAGTACTTCGAGGCCGTCGATCTTCCCGAGCAGTTCGATATCCCGCCTCCGCCGAAGGAGATCGCCCAGCCGGCGATCCCCATGGAGGCCGCGGAGGGCGAGGAGGTGGACGAGGAGGCGGAGATCGCGCCGACGAGCTTCGAGAGCATCGAGGACGTTCCGCCGCCGCCGCCGCCCGCGAGCGAGCAGGCCCAGGAGTTCTATGCCTTCGACGAGCCGCCGGTTTTGATCAAGTTCGTGAGCCCGTCCTATCCGGCCCTCGCGCAGCAGGCGGGGATCGAGGGGACCGTCCTGATCCGGGTGCTCGTGACCGAGAAGGGCGATGTGGCGGAAGCCATCGTCATCCAGTCGGACGTGACGCCGGCGATGGAGAAGGCCGCGATCGCCGCGGCGAAGAAGTTCCGCTTCAAGCCGGCGAAGCAGCGGACCGTGCCGGTGCCCGCGCACATGGCGATCCCCATCAGGTTCAGGATCCACGGCTCCTGA
- a CDS encoding biopolymer transporter ExbD, protein MADIIFLLLIFFMVTTIFKMEEGLPIKLPRADSGAELERERLMQIWADRYNRISINDKLVRISNIQALVTRRFEENRSLIVAFNVDHRTQYHLVSDIIEELKEANAVNVTFVSVGGDEE, encoded by the coding sequence ATGGCGGATATCATCTTCCTCCTCCTCATCTTCTTCATGGTGACCACCATCTTCAAGATGGAGGAAGGGCTGCCGATCAAGCTCCCCCGGGCCGATTCCGGGGCCGAGCTGGAGCGCGAGCGGCTGATGCAGATCTGGGCGGACCGGTACAACCGGATCAGCATCAACGACAAGCTCGTCCGTATCTCGAACATCCAGGCGCTCGTGACGAGGCGCTTCGAGGAGAATCGTTCGCTGATCGTCGCCTTCAACGTCGATCACCGGACGCAGTATCACCTCGTGTCCGACATCATCGAGGAGCTCAAGGAAGCGAACGCCGTCAACGTGACATTCGTCTCCGTCGGCGGCGACGAGGAATGA
- a CDS encoding biopolymer transporter ExbD, which translates to MIKKRSKVSAEFSTASMSDINFLLLIFFLVTTMFAVEKGLPMSLPGKQSQTVKLKRDNVLAIQAFANGSIVIRGTGPVGLSDIKPIIEQKLMANPKLVIVIETDKQAAYGRMIDILDELRLAKASRISLRTLSAEG; encoded by the coding sequence ATGATCAAGAAACGAAGCAAGGTCAGCGCGGAATTCAGCACCGCCTCGATGTCGGACATCAACTTCCTGCTGCTCATCTTCTTCCTGGTGACGACGATGTTCGCCGTGGAGAAGGGTCTGCCGATGTCCCTGCCGGGAAAGCAGTCGCAGACGGTCAAGTTGAAGCGCGACAACGTTCTGGCGATACAGGCGTTCGCCAACGGTTCGATCGTGATCCGCGGCACGGGTCCGGTCGGGCTGAGCGACATCAAGCCGATCATCGAGCAGAAGCTGATGGCCAATCCGAAGCTCGTCATCGTCATCGAGACCGACAAGCAGGCCGCGTACGGCCGGATGATCGACATCCTCGACGAGTTGCGGCTGGCGAAGGCGTCGAGGATCTCCCTCAGGACGCTGAGCGCAGAAGGCTGA
- a CDS encoding MotA/TolQ/ExbB proton channel family protein translates to MLKRSPFAAILIATVLMLAVAGPILAQEEGSAVPVQEWTVQAETDSLGTAKGDSVAIARKIDDMVERERLGWFYNLKHSGIGEKYTQGGMFMHFLLIASVTGIVFIIERLFTLSRARTNVRHLMGDVISTLRSEGIDASMKVCERTRGPIAAILHSGMLRANRGPEAVKEAIETAGGIETSFLERGLVAIATVAQVAPLLGFLGTVSGMISAFASIAAAEQVSAKVVASGIEEALITTATGLIIAIPASIAHSFFVSQIDRFVLEMEEASSELVNELIEMGAAGGR, encoded by the coding sequence ATGCTCAAGAGAAGCCCCTTTGCGGCAATCCTGATCGCCACCGTCCTGATGCTCGCCGTCGCGGGGCCGATCCTCGCCCAGGAGGAAGGTTCGGCCGTCCCGGTCCAGGAGTGGACGGTCCAGGCCGAAACCGATTCTCTCGGCACGGCCAAGGGAGATTCGGTCGCCATCGCGCGCAAGATCGATGACATGGTCGAGCGCGAGCGTCTCGGCTGGTTCTACAACCTCAAGCACAGCGGGATCGGAGAGAAGTACACCCAGGGCGGGATGTTCATGCACTTCCTCCTGATCGCCTCGGTAACGGGCATCGTCTTCATCATCGAGCGCCTCTTCACGCTCTCCCGCGCACGCACGAACGTGCGGCACCTCATGGGGGACGTCATCTCGACGCTGCGCTCGGAGGGCATCGACGCATCGATGAAGGTCTGCGAGCGGACTCGCGGCCCGATCGCGGCCATCCTGCACTCCGGGATGCTCCGTGCGAACCGCGGTCCCGAGGCCGTCAAGGAAGCCATCGAGACGGCCGGCGGGATCGAGACCTCGTTCCTCGAGCGCGGACTCGTCGCCATCGCGACGGTCGCGCAGGTCGCGCCGCTTCTCGGATTCCTCGGCACCGTGTCGGGTATGATCAGCGCATTCGCCTCGATCGCCGCCGCCGAGCAGGTCAGCGCGAAGGTCGTGGCGTCGGGTATCGAGGAAGCGCTCATCACGACCGCGACCGGTCTCATCATCGCCATCCCGGCCAGCATCGCTCACTCCTTCTTCGTCTCGCAGATCGACCGCTTCGTTCTCGAGATGGAGGAGGCTTCCAGCGAGCTGGTCAACGAACTGATCGAGATGGGTGCCGCCGGCGGACGGTAA